In Nocardia sp. NBC_00403, one DNA window encodes the following:
- a CDS encoding dihydrofolate reductase family protein, with translation MRKLVYYVAVSLDGYIAGPAGEYDFYPFDAEMAAWINQRYPEFVPTFARSHFDMALDEPGKRCDAVLMGRGSYEPGLAAGATSPYAHMKQYVVSSTLGRIDDPKVELVESDPVGLVQRLKKEEGGDIWLCGGGKLAAQLLDELDELIIKSYPVVAGGGIPVFAGEFRPTLFAPTQRKEFGNGAQVTWFTRA, from the coding sequence ATGCGAAAGCTTGTTTACTACGTCGCGGTTTCTCTCGACGGATACATCGCGGGTCCGGCGGGCGAGTACGACTTCTACCCGTTCGACGCCGAGATGGCGGCCTGGATCAACCAGCGGTACCCGGAGTTCGTCCCCACCTTTGCGCGCTCACACTTCGATATGGCGCTCGACGAACCCGGCAAGCGTTGTGACGCGGTGCTGATGGGTCGCGGCTCCTATGAACCGGGCCTGGCCGCCGGTGCGACCAGCCCTTACGCACACATGAAGCAATACGTCGTTTCCAGCACGCTCGGCCGAATCGATGACCCGAAGGTAGAGCTGGTCGAGAGCGACCCGGTCGGCCTCGTGCAGCGGTTGAAGAAGGAAGAAGGCGGCGATATCTGGCTCTGCGGCGGCGGCAAGCTCGCCGCGCAACTGCTCGACGAGCTCGATGAATTGATCATCAAGAGCTACCCGGTCGTCGCGGGTGGCGGCATACCGGTCTTCGCCGGCGAGTTCCGACCGACACTGTTCGCGCCGACGCAGCGCAAGGAATTCGGCAACGGTGCGCAGGTCACCTGGTTCACCAGGGCCTGA
- a CDS encoding dihydrofolate reductase family protein: MRKLVYFVGMSLDGYIAGPNGEIDFLPVPEDMLSWIRTEYPETLPTHARPHLGLAVDEPNRKFDTLVMGRGTYEPGLAIGVTSPYAHMRQYVVSSTLGRIDDPAVELVESDPIGLVRALKQEDGMDIWLAGGGKFAAALLDEIDELVIKGYPVVAGTGTPAFAGEFRPTLFTPTQRRTVSTNGTQVTWLRRA; encoded by the coding sequence ATGCGAAAACTGGTCTACTTCGTCGGGATGTCCCTCGACGGTTACATCGCGGGCCCGAATGGTGAGATCGACTTCCTCCCAGTGCCGGAAGACATGCTGAGCTGGATTCGCACCGAGTATCCCGAAACGCTGCCCACCCATGCGCGCCCGCATCTGGGGTTGGCCGTGGATGAACCCAATCGCAAGTTCGACACCCTGGTGATGGGTCGCGGCACCTACGAGCCCGGCCTTGCCATCGGCGTGACCAGCCCGTACGCCCACATGCGGCAGTACGTGGTGTCGAGCACGCTGGGTCGGATCGACGACCCGGCGGTGGAACTGGTCGAGAGCGACCCGATCGGCCTGGTCCGCGCGCTGAAGCAGGAGGACGGCATGGACATCTGGCTCGCGGGCGGCGGCAAATTCGCGGCCGCCCTGCTCGACGAGATCGATGAGCTCGTCATCAAGGGTTATCCGGTGGTGGCGGGTACCGGCACACCTGCCTTCGCGGGCGAGTTTCGTCCGACGCTGTTCACGCCGACGCAGCGTCGCACGGTCAGCACCAATGGCACACAGGTCACGTGGCTGCGCCGGGCCTGA
- a CDS encoding TetR/AcrR family transcriptional regulator produces MTDPPKQEPRTLRADARRNRDRVLAAAQEAFAAEGLSVPLDEIARRAGVGAGTVYRHFPTKEALFEAAIVDRIERMTSQARDLSTADDPGRAFFDFLDVMVTDGGLKRDLADAVGGQLSPEHLAPVAEMNRAIAELLRRAQKSGAVRTDIGIDDLMRIIKGTFIAAQSTGANDDQRRRSFMVMFDGLRRH; encoded by the coding sequence GTGACCGATCCGCCGAAACAGGAACCGCGGACGCTGCGCGCCGACGCACGCCGCAACCGCGACCGCGTGCTGGCTGCCGCCCAGGAGGCGTTCGCGGCCGAAGGTCTTTCGGTGCCCTTGGACGAGATCGCACGACGGGCCGGCGTCGGCGCGGGCACCGTCTACCGACACTTCCCCACCAAGGAAGCCCTGTTCGAAGCCGCGATCGTGGACCGCATCGAGCGTATGACATCGCAAGCACGCGACCTGTCCACCGCCGACGACCCTGGCCGGGCCTTCTTCGACTTCCTCGACGTGATGGTGACCGACGGTGGTCTGAAACGCGACCTCGCCGACGCCGTCGGCGGACAGCTCTCCCCCGAGCACCTCGCACCCGTAGCCGAAATGAACCGCGCGATCGCCGAATTACTCCGGCGCGCCCAAAAATCCGGCGCGGTCCGCACCGATATCGGTATCGACGACCTGATGCGAATCATCAAGGGCACCTTCATCGCTGCGCAGAGCACCGGCGCGAACGACGATCAGCGCCGGCGCAGCTTCATGGTCATGTTCGACGGCCTACGGCGGCACTGA
- a CDS encoding aspartate kinase, with translation MALVVQKYGGSSVATAERIRRVAERIVETKKQGHDVVVVCSAMGDTTDELLDLAQQVAPAPPAREMDMLLTSGERISNALVAMAIHSLGAEARSFTGSQAGVITTGAHGNAKIIDVTPSRLRSALDEGLVVLVAGFQGVSQDSKDVTTLGRGGSDTTAVALAAALEADVCEIYTDVDGVFTADPRIVPDAQQLEQVSYEEMLELAACGAKVLMLRCVEYARRYNVPVHVRSSYTDKPGTYVYGSMEDIPLEKAILTGVAHDRSEAKVTVVGLPDEPGYAAKVFRAIADAEINIDMVLQNISKIDTGKTDITFTLPKTDGARAVEMLTKRQDEIGFSQVLYDDHIGKVSLVGAGMKSHPGVTATFCEALAHAGVNIDLISTSEIRISVLVRDSELDEAVKVLHRAFDLGGDEVAVVHAGTGR, from the coding sequence GTGGCTCTCGTGGTTCAGAAGTACGGAGGATCCTCGGTAGCAACCGCCGAGCGCATCCGGCGCGTCGCTGAACGGATCGTGGAGACGAAGAAGCAGGGCCACGATGTGGTGGTCGTCTGCTCGGCGATGGGTGACACCACCGACGAACTGCTGGACCTGGCGCAGCAGGTGGCGCCCGCGCCGCCGGCCCGCGAAATGGACATGCTGCTCACCTCCGGTGAGCGGATCTCCAACGCGCTCGTCGCCATGGCCATCCATTCGCTCGGCGCCGAGGCGCGCTCGTTCACCGGCTCGCAGGCCGGCGTGATCACCACCGGCGCGCACGGCAACGCCAAAATCATCGATGTCACCCCGAGTCGGCTGCGCAGCGCGCTCGACGAAGGGCTCGTCGTGCTCGTCGCGGGCTTCCAGGGCGTCAGCCAGGACAGCAAGGACGTCACCACGCTCGGCCGCGGCGGCTCCGACACCACCGCGGTCGCACTTGCCGCGGCGCTGGAGGCCGACGTCTGCGAGATCTACACCGATGTGGACGGCGTCTTCACCGCCGACCCGCGGATCGTGCCGGACGCCCAGCAGCTCGAGCAGGTCTCCTACGAGGAGATGCTGGAGCTCGCGGCCTGCGGCGCCAAAGTGCTGATGCTGCGCTGCGTGGAATACGCGCGCCGCTACAACGTTCCCGTGCATGTGCGCTCGTCCTACACCGACAAGCCGGGCACCTACGTTTACGGATCGATGGAGGACATCCCCTTGGAGAAAGCAATCCTCACGGGCGTCGCGCACGACCGCAGCGAGGCCAAGGTGACAGTGGTCGGACTGCCGGACGAACCGGGCTACGCGGCCAAGGTCTTCCGGGCCATCGCCGATGCCGAGATCAACATCGACATGGTGTTGCAGAACATTTCCAAGATCGATACGGGCAAGACCGACATCACCTTCACCCTGCCGAAGACCGACGGTGCGCGTGCGGTGGAGATGCTGACCAAGCGTCAGGACGAGATCGGGTTCTCCCAGGTGCTGTACGACGACCACATCGGCAAGGTGTCGCTGGTCGGCGCGGGCATGAAGAGCCACCCCGGCGTGACGGCTACCTTCTGTGAGGCGCTGGCGCACGCGGGCGTGAACATCGACCTGATCTCCACCTCGGAAATCCGGATCTCGGTGCTGGTCCGGGATAGCGAACTGGACGAGGCCGTCAAGGTGCTGCACCGGGCCTTCGATCTCGGCGGCGACGAGGTCGCCGTTGTCCATGCGGGAACGGGGCGATAA
- a CDS encoding YjbQ family protein — MKSTVFEVATGHSEVVYDITPQCAQFAREAGGDGLLHVFVPHATAGIAVLELGAGSDNDLLAALRDLLPADDRWRHAHGSRGHGRSHVMPALIPPYATIPVIGGALTLGTWQSIALVDLNVDNPDRQVRLSFLTSA; from the coding sequence ATGAAGAGCACGGTGTTCGAGGTGGCAACGGGGCACAGCGAAGTCGTCTACGACATCACGCCGCAGTGCGCGCAGTTCGCGCGGGAGGCGGGCGGCGACGGTCTGCTGCACGTCTTCGTGCCACATGCCACCGCGGGAATCGCGGTGCTCGAACTCGGCGCGGGCAGCGATAATGACCTGCTCGCCGCATTGCGCGACCTGCTACCCGCCGACGACCGCTGGCGGCATGCGCACGGATCCCGCGGCCACGGCCGCTCCCACGTCATGCCTGCGCTGATCCCGCCCTACGCCACCATCCCGGTCATCGGCGGCGCGCTGACGCTGGGCACCTGGCAGTCGATCGCCCTCGTCGATCTCAATGTCGACAATCCCGACCGCCAGGTGCGCCTGTCCTTCCTCACCAGCGCATGA
- a CDS encoding SRPBCC family protein, translating into MRTKTDIRFVVDADPDQVMDALAAVESLPEWSNSYLDARVASRDDQGRPRRVFVKAELIGGSDLQVLEYDWTDSRSAWEVTDSTRGVKGGGWFEISDGKDGTDVWYHVELYLPIPVPGLLVSRTLRRSNEEVVANFIDFAERFSETETIEAG; encoded by the coding sequence ATGCGCACAAAAACCGATATCCGATTCGTCGTCGATGCCGACCCTGATCAGGTGATGGATGCTCTGGCCGCGGTCGAATCGCTTCCCGAATGGTCGAACTCCTACCTCGATGCACGCGTCGCTTCCCGGGATGACCAGGGTCGGCCGCGACGGGTGTTCGTCAAGGCGGAATTGATCGGCGGCTCGGATCTACAGGTCCTGGAATACGACTGGACCGACAGCCGGTCCGCGTGGGAGGTCACCGACAGCACGCGCGGCGTGAAGGGCGGGGGCTGGTTCGAAATCTCCGATGGCAAGGACGGCACCGACGTCTGGTATCACGTCGAGCTGTATCTGCCGATTCCGGTTCCCGGGCTCCTTGTCAGTCGCACGCTGCGGCGTTCGAATGAGGAGGTGGTGGCGAACTTCATCGATTTCGCCGAGCGATTTTCGGAGACCGAAACGATCGAGGCCGGGTAG
- a CDS encoding DUF1918 domain-containing protein: MMANVGDQLLVHGHVVGQGDRHGEIIEVRGPEGGPPYLVRFADGHESLVYPGPDAVIESK, from the coding sequence ATGATGGCGAATGTCGGAGACCAACTGCTGGTACACGGGCACGTTGTGGGCCAAGGTGACCGCCACGGCGAGATCATCGAAGTCCGCGGACCCGAAGGCGGACCGCCCTACCTGGTGCGTTTCGCCGACGGGCACGAGTCGCTCGTCTATCCGGGACCGGACGCGGTGATCGAGTCTAAGTAG
- a CDS encoding TetR/AcrR family transcriptional regulator, which produces MEWCQVRTNPERRQALIDAAIEVLAQEGARGLTFRAVDKEARVPAGTASNYFANRDDLLTQVGSRFYERLQPSEATMTKLTEGPRTRANITELMREVVARIEAFRTGYLALLELRLEATRRPELRTVLTERVRADIDLNVRNHLDSGLPGDEKSVLLLYLALNWLIVDRLTLPEVFTEEQSQELIEAAVERIIGGRD; this is translated from the coding sequence ATGGAGTGGTGTCAAGTGCGGACCAACCCGGAACGACGGCAAGCGTTGATCGATGCGGCCATCGAGGTGCTCGCGCAGGAAGGCGCACGTGGGCTGACCTTCCGCGCGGTGGACAAGGAAGCGCGCGTGCCCGCAGGGACGGCATCGAACTACTTCGCCAACCGCGACGACCTGCTGACCCAGGTCGGTAGCCGGTTCTACGAGCGGCTACAGCCGAGCGAGGCGACCATGACCAAGCTGACAGAGGGGCCGAGGACCCGCGCGAACATCACCGAGCTCATGCGGGAGGTCGTTGCACGCATCGAGGCGTTCCGCACCGGCTACCTGGCCCTGCTCGAGCTTCGACTGGAGGCCACCAGGCGGCCGGAACTGCGCACCGTACTCACCGAACGAGTGCGCGCAGACATCGACTTGAATGTGCGCAACCACCTCGACTCCGGGTTGCCCGGCGACGAGAAATCGGTGCTGCTGCTCTATTTGGCACTGAACTGGCTGATCGTGGACCGGCTCACGCTGCCGGAAGTATTCACCGAGGAACAGAGCCAAGAACTGATCGAGGCCGCGGTCGAAAGGATCATCGGGGGCCGGGACTGA
- a CDS encoding aspartate-semialdehyde dehydrogenase, which produces MGVRVGVVGATGQVGAVMRKLLEERNFPADEIRFFASSRSAGKTLPWRGGEIVVEDTETADPSGLDIALFSAGATMSRVQAPRFAAAGVTVIDNSSAWRKDPEVPLVVSEVNPEQTRNLVKGIIANPNCTTMAAMPVLKPLHDVAGLRRLIVSSYQAVSGSGLAGVEELASQVRAVVGDAEKLVHDGSSVQFPAPNKYVAPIAFDVIPLAGALVDDGSGETDEDQKLRNESRKILGLPELLVSGTCVRVPVFTGHSLSINAEFAEPISVERAKELLAKAPGVKLVDVPTPLRAAGIDESLVGRIRQDPGVPEGRGLALFISGDNLRKGAALNTIQIAEVLLADR; this is translated from the coding sequence ATGGGAGTTCGGGTAGGCGTCGTCGGCGCGACCGGTCAGGTCGGCGCTGTCATGCGAAAACTGCTGGAGGAGCGTAACTTCCCGGCCGACGAGATCCGGTTCTTCGCCTCGTCGCGCTCGGCGGGCAAGACGCTGCCGTGGCGCGGCGGCGAGATCGTCGTCGAGGACACCGAGACTGCCGATCCCTCCGGTCTCGATATCGCACTGTTCTCCGCGGGGGCGACTATGTCGCGCGTGCAGGCGCCGCGTTTCGCGGCGGCGGGGGTCACGGTCATCGACAATTCGTCGGCCTGGCGCAAGGATCCCGAGGTCCCGCTGGTCGTCAGCGAGGTGAACCCGGAGCAGACGCGCAATCTGGTCAAGGGCATCATCGCCAACCCGAACTGCACGACCATGGCGGCGATGCCGGTGCTCAAGCCGCTACATGATGTGGCAGGGCTGCGGCGCCTGATCGTTTCCAGCTACCAGGCGGTGTCCGGCAGCGGGCTCGCCGGGGTCGAGGAGCTGGCTTCCCAGGTGCGCGCCGTGGTCGGCGACGCCGAAAAGCTGGTGCACGACGGCAGTTCGGTGCAGTTCCCCGCGCCGAACAAGTACGTCGCGCCGATCGCTTTCGACGTGATCCCGCTCGCGGGCGCGCTCGTCGACGACGGTTCCGGCGAGACCGACGAGGATCAGAAGCTGCGCAACGAGAGCCGCAAGATCCTCGGCCTGCCCGAACTGCTCGTGAGCGGTACTTGCGTGCGTGTCCCGGTCTTCACCGGCCATTCGCTGTCGATCAATGCCGAATTCGCGGAACCGATTTCGGTGGAGCGCGCCAAGGAACTGCTGGCCAAGGCGCCGGGTGTCAAGCTCGTCGATGTGCCGACCCCACTGCGGGCTGCCGGCATCGACGAGTCCCTCGTCGGTCGCATCCGCCAGGATCCCGGTGTGCCGGAAGGTCGTGGTCTCGCCCTGTTCATCTCGGGCGACAACCTGCGAAAGGGCGCTGCCCTCAACACCATTCAGATCGCCGAGGTCCTGCTCGCCGACCGCTGA
- a CDS encoding aminotransferase class IV yields the protein MANPHAQVYFGDRIVAADAASVNVASSAVLYGLSVYTVFPVHVDGSARTAFRLDDHFRRLEESCKIIGIDRFAAEWDFVKFRAAVVELIERNAPVTDVFVRATVHVVESIPGTRVRGCAIQVSMFVYDAVPIVPQDGMRLKSSPWRRIPDNAIPSRAKVNGAYVNSVLAKQDAIDSGYDDCIFLDGNGHVCELSAANIFLVRNGTLITPDVSCDILDGINRRTILTLAAEDGIPFVERTVDLTELYIADEVFVSGTSAGAAPVTEVDGRLIADGRPGPISQALRKRHAAALRTDELHGWVTNLAEPSVQQPIQRIPGVRGSGPRHTRMTQPGAVSANGGASG from the coding sequence ATGGCGAACCCGCATGCTCAGGTGTACTTCGGCGACCGGATCGTTGCCGCCGACGCGGCATCGGTGAATGTCGCATCCTCGGCAGTTCTCTACGGCCTGAGTGTCTACACCGTGTTCCCGGTGCATGTGGATGGATCGGCGCGCACCGCTTTCCGGTTGGACGATCACTTCCGGCGACTCGAAGAGTCCTGCAAGATCATCGGCATCGATCGTTTCGCCGCCGAGTGGGATTTCGTCAAGTTTCGGGCCGCCGTTGTCGAGCTGATCGAACGGAACGCGCCCGTCACCGATGTCTTCGTGCGGGCGACAGTGCATGTCGTCGAGTCGATTCCGGGCACCAGGGTTCGTGGCTGTGCGATTCAGGTGAGCATGTTCGTTTATGACGCGGTGCCGATCGTCCCGCAGGACGGCATGCGGCTGAAATCCAGTCCGTGGCGGCGCATTCCAGACAATGCGATTCCTTCGCGCGCGAAAGTCAACGGCGCTTATGTGAATTCGGTGCTGGCCAAGCAGGATGCCATCGACAGCGGCTACGACGACTGCATCTTCCTCGACGGCAACGGCCATGTCTGCGAACTCAGTGCGGCCAACATTTTCCTGGTCCGCAATGGCACCCTCATCACCCCCGACGTGTCCTGCGACATCCTCGACGGCATCAACCGACGCACCATCCTCACCCTCGCCGCCGAGGACGGCATTCCGTTCGTCGAACGGACGGTAGATCTGACCGAGCTGTATATCGCCGACGAGGTTTTCGTCTCCGGCACGTCCGCGGGTGCGGCTCCGGTCACCGAGGTCGACGGCCGACTGATCGCCGATGGCCGCCCGGGACCGATCTCTCAGGCATTGCGCAAACGCCACGCGGCGGCACTGCGCACCGACGAACTGCACGGCTGGGTCACGAATCTGGCCGAGCCATCGGTCCAGCAGCCGATTCAGCGAATCCCGGGCGTGCGCGGATCGGGGCCGAGGCATACCAGAATGACGCAGCCGGGCGCGGTGTCCGCGAACGGTGGGGCCAGCGGGTAG
- a CDS encoding nuclear transport factor 2 family protein, translating into MVESSVESPRELVERLFASLPARDADAFVQLLAADAVFEMPFVVPGMPTRLVGREEIRAHLTQRWSDLSGIEVHDIYPEVHETTDPEVILVEAEVDMTVPGAQRARIRTSVNVVRVRDGKVVLFRDYMDTARLARHAER; encoded by the coding sequence ATGGTGGAGTCTTCGGTGGAAAGCCCGCGCGAGCTGGTCGAACGCTTGTTTGCGAGCCTGCCCGCGCGCGATGCCGACGCGTTCGTACAACTGCTCGCAGCCGATGCGGTGTTCGAGATGCCCTTCGTCGTGCCCGGCATGCCGACTCGATTGGTCGGTCGCGAGGAGATCCGGGCCCATCTCACACAACGCTGGTCGGACCTCTCGGGCATCGAAGTGCACGACATCTATCCCGAGGTGCACGAGACCACTGATCCCGAGGTGATCCTGGTGGAGGCAGAGGTCGACATGACGGTGCCCGGCGCGCAGCGGGCTCGGATCCGTACCTCTGTCAACGTCGTCCGGGTGCGCGACGGAAAGGTCGTGCTGTTCCGCGATTACATGGATACGGCTCGACTCGCCCGGCACGCCGAGCGCTGA
- a CDS encoding ion transporter, translated as MAAPTTVSGIDEAPEPDRFFRKPPALWSDLVMLALAVVSVVLVAWVTFFPVAAHTYRVIVIIDYSVCAIFAAEFLWRWRRAGWPWTYPFIYWYEVLGMIPVTSPFVRGFRLLRIVVIAVRVGRVADRALGDRVTAAVVNRFVKTIVDVIKRPMTIAVLDEVGHVLRSGHYTRNIAAALQENRVEMDEMILELIKKDPQAGRVRYIPFHDDIIRLIADTTFRIVFQVLEDPRTDELVSDMLRENIDQIRTAVHNGVRVEPSAYGPSHPEASVRHHLSRVPRA; from the coding sequence GTGGCAGCTCCGACCACCGTCTCGGGTATCGACGAAGCGCCGGAGCCGGACCGCTTCTTTCGCAAGCCGCCCGCCCTGTGGAGCGACCTGGTGATGCTGGCGCTTGCCGTCGTCTCCGTGGTGCTGGTCGCCTGGGTCACCTTTTTCCCGGTCGCAGCACACACCTACCGGGTGATCGTGATCATCGACTACTCGGTGTGCGCGATTTTCGCCGCGGAGTTCCTGTGGCGCTGGCGCCGGGCGGGTTGGCCGTGGACCTACCCGTTCATCTATTGGTACGAGGTGCTGGGCATGATCCCGGTAACCAGCCCGTTCGTCCGAGGGTTCCGGTTGCTGCGGATCGTGGTGATCGCGGTCCGCGTCGGTCGCGTCGCGGACCGGGCACTCGGCGATCGGGTAACCGCCGCGGTGGTGAACCGGTTCGTGAAGACAATCGTCGACGTCATCAAACGGCCGATGACCATCGCCGTCCTCGACGAGGTCGGGCATGTGCTTCGTTCGGGTCACTACACCCGCAATATCGCGGCGGCGTTGCAAGAGAACCGCGTCGAAATGGACGAGATGATCCTGGAGCTCATCAAGAAGGACCCGCAGGCCGGGCGGGTCCGCTACATCCCGTTCCACGACGACATCATCCGGCTGATCGCCGACACCACATTCCGCATCGTGTTCCAGGTGCTGGAGGATCCGCGGACCGACGAGCTGGTCTCGGACATGCTGCGCGAGAACATCGACCAGATCAGGACGGCCGTACACAACGGCGTGCGCGTCGAGCCGTCCGCCTACGGCCCGTCACACCCCGAGGCGTCGGTGCGCCACCACCTCAGTCGTGTACCGCGTGCCTGA
- a CDS encoding low temperature requirement protein A, with protein sequence MIGSTRIRLRQVSEGDSVTQLELFFDLVLVFAFTMVTGLAAEETSAKNLLRATLVLAVMWWVWIAYSWLGNVLRADEGITRIAMFVAMGGVFLAALTIPEAFRDLEGGWYGPLIFAIAYLVVRLVHLVMFRLASAEDAQLRRQAMKWGTGSITIGTTLLVIAATTSGTVQIGLWTAAIVGDMLWTFLAGEDWRVNSASHFSERYGLIIIVALGESIVSIGIGVAGLPISWPIAVGALLGLGISGLLWWAYFDVAALSVEHALAEAEGERQIKIARNCYTFWHFPMIVGIIALSLGLKKVLYYVGDASHHTLKDALYGVPLFCLYGGVVLYLLALVGFKHYATGKVTVVRVVAAVALLALIPLAAALPALASLSILCAVLVVLILWETTRYAQPRDEIRHAVHD encoded by the coding sequence ATGATCGGTTCCACAAGGATTCGGCTGCGGCAGGTTTCCGAAGGTGATTCGGTAACTCAGCTCGAGTTGTTCTTCGACCTCGTTCTCGTCTTCGCCTTCACCATGGTGACCGGCCTGGCCGCCGAGGAGACCAGCGCCAAGAACCTGCTGCGCGCGACGCTGGTGCTCGCGGTGATGTGGTGGGTCTGGATCGCGTACTCCTGGCTCGGCAATGTCCTGCGCGCCGACGAGGGCATCACCCGGATCGCCATGTTCGTCGCCATGGGCGGGGTGTTCCTGGCGGCGCTCACCATTCCCGAGGCGTTCCGCGATCTGGAGGGCGGCTGGTACGGCCCGCTGATTTTCGCGATCGCGTACCTGGTCGTGCGGCTGGTGCACCTGGTCATGTTCCGGCTGGCCAGCGCGGAAGATGCGCAATTGCGCAGGCAGGCGATGAAGTGGGGGACAGGTTCGATCACAATCGGCACCACCCTGTTGGTGATTGCCGCGACGACCTCGGGCACAGTGCAGATCGGCCTGTGGACTGCCGCGATCGTGGGCGACATGCTGTGGACATTCCTGGCAGGTGAGGACTGGCGGGTGAATTCGGCCAGTCACTTTTCCGAGCGATACGGGCTGATCATCATCGTGGCGCTCGGCGAATCGATCGTCTCCATCGGTATCGGCGTGGCCGGGCTGCCCATCTCGTGGCCGATCGCGGTCGGCGCCCTACTCGGCCTCGGTATCTCGGGGCTGCTGTGGTGGGCATATTTCGACGTCGCCGCGCTGTCGGTGGAACACGCGCTCGCCGAGGCCGAGGGCGAACGCCAGATCAAGATCGCCCGGAATTGCTACACGTTCTGGCACTTCCCGATGATCGTGGGAATCATCGCGTTGTCGCTCGGTTTGAAGAAAGTCCTCTACTACGTGGGCGACGCATCGCACCACACCCTGAAGGACGCGTTGTACGGAGTCCCGCTGTTCTGCCTGTACGGCGGCGTGGTGCTGTATCTGCTCGCACTCGTCGGGTTCAAGCACTACGCGACGGGCAAGGTCACGGTCGTGCGTGTGGTGGCCGCGGTGGCGCTGCTCGCGCTGATCCCACTGGCGGCTGCCTTGCCCGCCCTCGCGTCACTGTCGATCCTGTGCGCGGTGCTCGTTGTGCTGATCCTCTGGGAGACAACCAGGTACGCGCAGCCGCGCGACGAGATCAGGCACGCGGTACACGACTGA